In Melanotaenia boesemani isolate fMelBoe1 chromosome 16, fMelBoe1.pri, whole genome shotgun sequence, the following proteins share a genomic window:
- the LOC121655657 gene encoding leucine-rich repeat-containing protein 27-like — MTSIMTSPEKEGDNRLRFVFGNGVVKTQIQQIMPDDAEPHESAKSCSTEMLCLRRSNLKQVPDTVLSNSSLTYLCLEGNQIASIPDSLFVSLPKLEWLDLRKNQITSLPAEIGFHRSLRTLALEGNPISELPPELGNVTTLRALCLRNCPIRFPPQDVVHQGYKSILQYLRSVLAERTVNTRTSPAVEKLQLSELIESNMEEQEEESVDEDEMKKFRELKDKFIQLEIAELASAAHSDNKPKSQLPVAPKSQQTLQKRCTQAKMTKDKKMSEHKQKRRERQRKPEETTSKPSSKDRSGTFQGPTCAICTETEEGRYACELQHHIHARAERIQERQRNPRGTMAEQMAVTKEDVEDMRKLREQLLERKRNQGTRCKRCFYNFTDPWQSLFS, encoded by the exons ATGACTTCTATAATGACTTCTCCggagaaagaaggagacaaCCGGCTACGCTTCGTCTTTGGGAACGGTGTTGTCAAAACACAGATTCAACAAATTATGCCTGACGATGCTGAACCGCATGAGTCCGCCAAAAGCTGCTCCACAGAGATGTTGTGTCTGAGGAGATCCAATCTAAAACAAGTCCCAGATACTGTTCTGAGTAACAGCTCACTAACG TATCTGTGTCTGGAAGGCAACCAAATCGCCAGCATCCCAGATTCACTGTTTGTTAGTTTGCCCAAGCTTGAGTGGCTAGACCTCAGAAAGAACCAAATTACATCTCTTCCTGCAGAAATTGGCTTTCACAG GTCTCTGAGAACACTAGCGCTAGAAGGGAATCCAATCTCAGAGCTTCCACCAGAGCTGG GAAATGTGACCACTCTCAGAGCCCTGTGTCTGAGAAACTGCCCCATCCGTTTTCCTCCACAAGACGTTGTGCACCAGGGATACAAGTCCATCCTGCAGTATCTGCGGAGTGTTCTGGCAGAGCGGACAGTTAACACGAGGACCTCTCCAG CGGTGGAGAAGCTACAGCTGTCAGAATTGATAGAGTCCAATatggaggagcaggaggaggagtctGTGGATGAGGATGAGATGAAGAAGTTCAGGGAGCTCAAAGACAAGTTCATCCAACTGGAAATAGCTGAGCTGGCCTCGGCAGCACACAGTGATAACAAGCCAAAATCACAGCTTCCCGTTGCCCCCAAAAG TCAACAGACGCTTCAGAAGAGGTGCACACAAGCCAAGATGACAAAGGACAAGAAAATGTCAGAGCACAAACAGAAGAGACgggaaagacaaagaaaaccagAG GAAACAACTTCAAAACCTTCTTCCAAGGACAGGAGTGGCACTTTTCAGGGGCCAACATGTGCCATATGCACAGAGACAGAAGAGGGCAG ATATGCCTGTGAGCTGCAGCATCATATCCATGCCCGTGCAGAGAGGATACAGGAGAGGCAAAGGAATCCCAGGGGCACTATGGCCGAGCAGATGGCAGTGACAAAGGAGGATGTGGAAGAT ATGAGGAAGCTACGGGAACAACTTctggaaaggaaaagaaatcagGGGACACGTTGTAAAAGATGTTTCTATAATTTCACCGACCCCTGGCAGAGCCTTTTTTCCTAA
- the pwwp2b gene encoding PWWP domain-containing protein 2B isoform X1 codes for MEAVAEELRAGSRIPVTIDHIVNDTLVVTLTYRERSYTGILLDSNKKTGLFCLPDFTAKLGNCPISKPACEIPEILSVEPVPKSPSQASHRPKDENTLPESSTPTAPPPCPVPTPVPAGQSPYPPYFEGAPFPQPLWVRHTYSQWVPQPPPRPIKRKKRRTREPGRMTISTIRLRPRQVLCEKCKNTLNSDEDSKDAMSNTKTSRKENTLQSDDDEGDYKDAPTKLSRKEDVVATKDTKRRENGTSFDSKRLKKDKRGETDGEKYPAGDVVPHSPVIKISYSTPQGKGKVMKIPSRVHGSVKPFCPKQLVQNGMGENDKGSADTTKEQRHILDATRSGLTVSIPKLKLTRPFANVSQESPPPKIHLRPPQREGEETMVEYEAELARRQSPRAPGPCLPHSEDSGEGKNSLELWSGSSGEEADRSHSDLTLLINFRKRKADSSSLSVCSSDSLDESKSFSSDGTSPELCDLAPGEDLSVTSSSVTPREDCKTVPPLTVRLHTRSMTKCVTEEGHAVAVGDIVWGKIHGFPWWPARVLSISGTRKQETANCEAQWPQAKVAWFGSPTTSQLSVAKLSPFREFFRSRFNRKKKGMYRRAILEAAKAVGHMGPEITSLLSHCDTG; via the exons ATGGAGGCTGTGGCCGAGGAGCTGCGGGCCGGCTCTCGGATACCTGTCACTATCGATCATATAGTTAACGATACACTGGTGGTGACACTGACCTATCGAGAAAGGAGTTACACGGGGATATTGCTCGATTCTAACAAAAA GACTGGGCTATTCTGTCTACCAGATTTCACGGCCAAACTTGGAAACTGCCCCATATCTAAACCAGCTTGTGAAATCCCAGAAATCTTGAGCGTGGAGCCTGTTCCTAAGTCCCCCAGCCAGGCTTCGCACAGACCAAAGGATGAAAACACTCTCCCAGAAAGCAGCACACCTACCGCACCTCCGCCCTGCCCCGTCCCCACACCAGTGCCAGCTGGACAGTCTCCTTATCCTCCTTATTTTGAAGGAGCCCCCTTCCCTCAGCCATTATGGGTGCGGCACACCTACAGCCAGTGGGTACCTCAACCCCCTCCACGAcctataaaaagaaagaagaggcgGACGCGAGAGCCCGGGCGTATGACTATAAGTACCATCCGTCTGCGGCCACGGCAGGTACTGTGTGAAAAGTGTAAGAACACGTTAAATAGCGACGAGGACAGCAAAGATGCCATGAGCAACACGAAGACTTCTAGAAAAGAGAATACCCTAcagagtgatgatgatgagggaGATTATAAGGATGCTCCAACTAAACTGTCAAGAAAAGAGGACGTTGTTGCAACAAAGGACACCAAAAGACGTGAAAATGGCACCAGCTTTGACAGTAAGCGccttaaaaaggacaaaagggGTGAAACTGACGGGGAAAAGTACCCTGCAGGTGACGTTGTCCCTCACAGTCCTGTCATAAAGATTTCATATAGCACTCCACAGGGAAAGGGGAAGGTGATGAAGATCCCCTCACGAGTTCACGGTTCAGTCAAGCCGTTCTGCCCCAAACAGCTGGTGCAAAATGGCATGGGAGAAAATGACAAGGGGTCCGCCGACACAACCAAGGAACAGCGGCACATTCTCGATGCCACGAGGTCTGGCCTCACTGTGTCTATTCCCAAACTTAAACTAACCAGGCCTTTTGCAAACGTTAGTCAAGAGTCACCCCCTCCAAAGATCCACTTAAGACCTCCTCAAAGAGAGGGGGAGGAGACTATGGTTGAGTATGAAGCCGAGCTGGCCAGGAGGCAAAGCCCCAGGGCGCCTGGGCCATGTCTCCCCCACTCTGAAGACTCGGGTGAAGGGAAGAACTCTCTGGAGTTATGGTCAGGAAGTTCTGGGGAGGAGGCAGACCGCAGCCACAGCGACCTCACTCTTCTGATCAATTTCCGTAAACGAAAAGCGGATTCTTCTAGCCTGTCGGTTTGCAGCAGCGACAGCCTGGACGAGTCCAAGTCCTTCAGCTCTGACGGCACCTCGCCGGAGCTGTGCGACCTGGCGCCAGGCGAAGACCTCTCCGTCACCTCATCTTCTGTAACTCCTCGGGAAGATTGCAAGACAGTGCCGCCACTCACCGTGCGGCTTCACACTCGCAGCATGACAAAATGTGTCACGGAGGAGGGTCACGCGGTGGCGGTGGGCGACATCGTGTGGGGAAAGATCCACGGCTTCCCTTGGTGGCCAGCACGCGTGCTCAGCATTAGCGGCACGCGTAAACAGGAGACGGCCAACTGCGAGGCCCAGTGGCCCCAAGCGAAGGTGGCGTGGTTCGGTTCACCCACCACTTCCCAGCTGTCCGTTGCCAAACTGTCGCCCTTCAGAGAGTTCTTCAGGTCCCGCTTCAACCGCAAGAAGAAAGGGATGTACAGGAGAGCCATCTTGGAGGCGGCCAAAGCTGTTGGTCACATGGGTCCAGAGATTACATCACTGCTTTCCCACTGTGACAC AGGCTGA
- the pwwp2b gene encoding PWWP domain-containing protein 2B isoform X2: MEAVAEELRAGSRIPVTIDHIVNDTLVVTLTYRERSYTGILLDSNKKTGLFCLPDFTAKLGNCPISKPACEIPEILSVEPVPKSPSQASHRPKDENTLPESSTPTAPPPCPVPTPVPAGQSPYPPYFEGAPFPQPLWVRHTYSQWVPQPPPRPIKRKKRRTREPGRMTISTIRLRPRQVLCEKCKNTLNSDEDSKDAMSNTKTSRKENTLQSDDDEGDYKDAPTKLSRKEDVVATKDTKRRENGTSFDSKRLKKDKRGETDGEKYPAGDVVPHSPVIKISYSTPQGKGKVMKIPSRVHGSVKPFCPKQLVQNGMGENDKGSADTTKEQRHILDATRSGLTVSIPKLKLTRPFANVSQESPPPKIHLRPPQREGEETMVEYEAELARRQSPRAPGPCLPHSEDSGEGKNSLELWSGSSGEEADRSHSDLTLLINFRKRKADSSSLSVCSSDSLDESKSFSSDGTSPELCDLAPGEDLSVTSSSVTPREDCKTVPPLTVRLHTRSMTKCVTEEGHAVAVGDIVWGKIHGFPWWPARVLSISGTRKQETANCEAQWPQAKVAWFGSPTTSQLSVAKLSPFREFFRSRFNRKKKGMYRRAILEAAKAVGHMGPEITSLLSHCDT, encoded by the exons ATGGAGGCTGTGGCCGAGGAGCTGCGGGCCGGCTCTCGGATACCTGTCACTATCGATCATATAGTTAACGATACACTGGTGGTGACACTGACCTATCGAGAAAGGAGTTACACGGGGATATTGCTCGATTCTAACAAAAA GACTGGGCTATTCTGTCTACCAGATTTCACGGCCAAACTTGGAAACTGCCCCATATCTAAACCAGCTTGTGAAATCCCAGAAATCTTGAGCGTGGAGCCTGTTCCTAAGTCCCCCAGCCAGGCTTCGCACAGACCAAAGGATGAAAACACTCTCCCAGAAAGCAGCACACCTACCGCACCTCCGCCCTGCCCCGTCCCCACACCAGTGCCAGCTGGACAGTCTCCTTATCCTCCTTATTTTGAAGGAGCCCCCTTCCCTCAGCCATTATGGGTGCGGCACACCTACAGCCAGTGGGTACCTCAACCCCCTCCACGAcctataaaaagaaagaagaggcgGACGCGAGAGCCCGGGCGTATGACTATAAGTACCATCCGTCTGCGGCCACGGCAGGTACTGTGTGAAAAGTGTAAGAACACGTTAAATAGCGACGAGGACAGCAAAGATGCCATGAGCAACACGAAGACTTCTAGAAAAGAGAATACCCTAcagagtgatgatgatgagggaGATTATAAGGATGCTCCAACTAAACTGTCAAGAAAAGAGGACGTTGTTGCAACAAAGGACACCAAAAGACGTGAAAATGGCACCAGCTTTGACAGTAAGCGccttaaaaaggacaaaagggGTGAAACTGACGGGGAAAAGTACCCTGCAGGTGACGTTGTCCCTCACAGTCCTGTCATAAAGATTTCATATAGCACTCCACAGGGAAAGGGGAAGGTGATGAAGATCCCCTCACGAGTTCACGGTTCAGTCAAGCCGTTCTGCCCCAAACAGCTGGTGCAAAATGGCATGGGAGAAAATGACAAGGGGTCCGCCGACACAACCAAGGAACAGCGGCACATTCTCGATGCCACGAGGTCTGGCCTCACTGTGTCTATTCCCAAACTTAAACTAACCAGGCCTTTTGCAAACGTTAGTCAAGAGTCACCCCCTCCAAAGATCCACTTAAGACCTCCTCAAAGAGAGGGGGAGGAGACTATGGTTGAGTATGAAGCCGAGCTGGCCAGGAGGCAAAGCCCCAGGGCGCCTGGGCCATGTCTCCCCCACTCTGAAGACTCGGGTGAAGGGAAGAACTCTCTGGAGTTATGGTCAGGAAGTTCTGGGGAGGAGGCAGACCGCAGCCACAGCGACCTCACTCTTCTGATCAATTTCCGTAAACGAAAAGCGGATTCTTCTAGCCTGTCGGTTTGCAGCAGCGACAGCCTGGACGAGTCCAAGTCCTTCAGCTCTGACGGCACCTCGCCGGAGCTGTGCGACCTGGCGCCAGGCGAAGACCTCTCCGTCACCTCATCTTCTGTAACTCCTCGGGAAGATTGCAAGACAGTGCCGCCACTCACCGTGCGGCTTCACACTCGCAGCATGACAAAATGTGTCACGGAGGAGGGTCACGCGGTGGCGGTGGGCGACATCGTGTGGGGAAAGATCCACGGCTTCCCTTGGTGGCCAGCACGCGTGCTCAGCATTAGCGGCACGCGTAAACAGGAGACGGCCAACTGCGAGGCCCAGTGGCCCCAAGCGAAGGTGGCGTGGTTCGGTTCACCCACCACTTCCCAGCTGTCCGTTGCCAAACTGTCGCCCTTCAGAGAGTTCTTCAGGTCCCGCTTCAACCGCAAGAAGAAAGGGATGTACAGGAGAGCCATCTTGGAGGCGGCCAAAGCTGTTGGTCACATGGGTCCAGAGATTACATCACTGCTTTCCCACTGTGACACGTAG